The following coding sequences are from one Arthrobacter sp. 24S4-2 window:
- the trxA gene encoding thioredoxin translates to MSNAKDVTDASFSTDVLSADKPVIVDFWAEWCGPCRKLGPILDEISVEYSEKVNVVKVNVDDNPAIAAEYGITSIPAVYLFQGGEVKSTVIGAKPKQFFEKEFADVLS, encoded by the coding sequence ATGAGCAACGCAAAAGACGTAACGGACGCAAGTTTCAGCACGGATGTACTGTCGGCCGACAAGCCGGTCATCGTGGACTTCTGGGCCGAATGGTGCGGTCCCTGCCGCAAGCTCGGTCCTATTCTGGACGAGATCTCGGTTGAGTACAGTGAGAAGGTGAATGTGGTCAAGGTGAACGTTGACGACAACCCCGCCATCGCAGCCGAGTACGGCATCACGTCCATTCCTGCCGTATACCTCTTCCAGGGTGGCGAGGTGAAGAGCACCGTCATCGGCGCCAAGCCGAAGCAGTTCTTCGAGAAGGAATTCGCTGACGTCCTGTCCTAG